AAGGGAGGTCATTCAAGAACAAATATCAACAATTcagaaacaaaattcaaaatgagtatGTTCCTCTTTACATAATGCATTTTGGAATCACTAAAAACATGTGGTTGAATTAccttttgaaaagattttaaTGAGAAACAAGTTCCCAAAAAAGCTCATCCAATACAAATGTCCCAATAAGagaacacacacaaaaaaagtaataaaaaaagttatacttgcaaaattaatcaaattgagAGAAGAGCAACATGTcttctattaaattaaaaaccTATAAACAAAGCTTTAAAAAGGGCTATGTATCCATTACCTAATAAACAGAGACTTAGAAAAAGGACTATATGAAAAGGTATTATCTAAATTAGCATGATCATTTATGGATAACACAAATGCCATCCAGGCCTACTACCATACACTAGCTTTTACTTAAACTTGATGGTGCCAGTATATTTTGTTAAACCAACAAGAAGGTGAATTATCAACAGAGCTAAAGTAACTCTTTAACTGAAATAATAAGAGCAATGCATTTATACCCCTGCAGTTCCTGCATTTTTTAACTAGAAAATCACTGGTGCATGAAACATGTGGAGCACAGTCTCTTGCCCAGCTAAATGTTAAGGTCAGGCCTTGATTTTATCATCaatcttaaaataatataataactaACATATTAAGTAATATAATAAGGAATACATAAAGGCTGGGAACTAATAATAGAATTAAATAGTGGCTACCTGAGAGGTCTAAACACCACTCTCACATTAAAGGATCTATGGCATTTTCACCACAAAAACCATTTCATAAGGACTGGGTTATTTGCACTTTGCCATGGAGGAATGAGAATAATGTACCTTTTTTGAACCATTTTCTTTGAGCCAGTTTACTGAAGCACGAATATCCTTAACAGCACCTTGCCAATCAAGACCATCCATCAAATGTTGTGCTTTGGCAACATCTAGACCAATTTTTCCCCGATATAAACTGAAATGGTGAGTGAAAATCATTAAGCAACAATAAAGCATCCTCAAAGTTCCATGTTACAGACACAGAAAGTTAAGCATATGAAACAAGCAAAGCTATCTTACTCTGGGATGAGAGCTTTATAGCCAGGAtcaaattgagaaattttcagAGCATGATTCTTAATCTCAAAGTCAACACCCCACCACTCCTGAAGCACAACAATCCCAAGAGCATCTTCTTTTCCAACCACGTATGCATCAAATGCCtggtttaatttattttaaaccatggaagtataaacaatatgaacaaaaaattaatattcaagtTTCACCATAAGGGATTAGAACCCACTCAAATATGCCATCACATGATTGACACATGAAATAAGTTCATGCTCGTTCAGAACCATAAACttgtcataaaaataatttcatcttaAATCATTTTTCAACACAATTGAATCCAGACATCCAAACAACAAACTGAACTTGACATAAAAAGAAAACGAGAGAGACAAAAGTTTGAGAAACCTTGTCCACAGGACTTACTGGATCTTTCAAAAATGCGGCTTTATTACCCAAAAACTGAAATTAACATCCTCCCTTAACTACCAGCCTACCGATGCTATATCTGAAACGGGACTGTTTCtagagaaaggaaaatgaaattatttatttccatGTTTGAAATTGGGGAATTgtcaaagaataagaaaatgaaagagaaataaaattacttatgCCTTCTTTCATGGGCAATCAAATACAGAGATGAAAATTCAGGACATTGAtctattaattttctttaaattatttgaCTCAACCGAAAACATAATTAACTCTGATTTCAATTCCTCCAAATTCTGTCCCTTTTTACCCATGTTTCCAACCATATATCTTTTCACATTGTTTAATAACAATCACACCGAAAATACGAAATATCTGTGTTATCTCTTCTTAATTTGTATCACAACTAAGAATTTCAGTAAAATTTAGCTTGAATACTCACCAGATTGAGTTTTCACACTCATACTCTGAGAAGACAAACTTACACAAATCATGTCATGAATGCACGTCAAGAAAAACACAAATCGAGGAAAAACGGAACCCCAATAGAAAGGGGTTTGGGGGAGCGTAGAAACTCACAGTGTCGTCTCTCTGAATCTGAACCTTCTTGAACGCAGAGTCAGCCATGATTGAACGAACCTGGAGGCGAGAAGCAGAGGGAGAGAGCTTCCGAGCGAAGCTGGAGCTGAAGGAGAGGGATTTGTGAAAAGTTCTGGAACAAATGGACGCCACAACCATCTGCTCGGTCCGGTGCGGTGCGGTGCAGGGAATGAAGAAACACTGGACATTTCCAAGATTGGCCAGGGaaaattgcaaaaataggacttcCGCTGAAGATATTTGCCAAAAAAAGACTCTCACTAAAaaactttgcaaaaataggacttttaaaaattctttgtAAAATTATGACTTTTGAGAgttaaatagataaaaataccTTCACTTTAAATTGGTTCTAGGATCCTTTCGTCTTCCTCTCGCACGCACATCCCCCCAATCGCCCGTCGACCACAACATCTCTCTCGCTCGTCCTCTATTCTCTGCATCTAGAATTGTTGTTTATTTATCAGTCGTCACCTTCATTAACCATTCAGGCATGTCTTCGTTTTCTTATCTTTGAAAACCTTTAGCCAAAGACGATTGGTATTCCCTTTGAGtgatttcaaaatcttttaccTTCTTCGATATGATTTTTTGAATGACTATGTAATGAGTATGCAAATGAACGTCGCTCTGGTTCTATATTCTAAAGCTTGGTTGAGTGAAAGGTATGCATTTTACTGGTTTGAACATATATCGGTTGATATACCGGTTAGATATCGATATATGTCAACCGATATAGGTTCAAACCAAAAGCATccccaaaaatgttttatgtTGGTTCAGTTCACATATCGGTTGTGAAAAGATATATAAGGATATGGATGTATGTACCGACATCTTATATCGGTATACgtgtattgattttaatttaatgtaaaccGATATATAGTAATTAACATACATCTTATAACAAATGCTATATCGGTATACTTGTATCggttttaattttatgtaaactGATATATAGTAACAGACAAACACTTGTGCGAACGATATTATGAAACCAATATAACCTTAAACAACCGATAACTTTTTTTACTTACAGAACcgatatgtttttttttctaatttacagGAATGGCAACTCATAGACCTATATTTGTATATGTGATGTATGGAGGTCAGTAGGAATATAATGTTGATAAAGACGAATATAAGTACGTGACCGATAAATGTTATTGTATAATACGTGTGGAGCTAGATTGCATATTCGAGCAATTGGTAAGTTCCGTATATAGAAGGTTCAATTTTAGTTTTGCTGAGAAGTCGGTTGTGCTGAAGTACAAGTTTAAGATGCTAGATCTATCTACACCTCCAATAGAGATTCAAAGTGATATAGATGTTGAGTGCTTTATAGTCGAATACTCTCGGATAGAATTCAGAAGCTCATTGTGTGTTGATTTTGTGGACAAATTACAACTAAGTACACAGTCAAATTTTGGTGTTATAAATAATGAAGAGGTTGTAGAGAATCAAGGATGCAGTTATTCTTCGATGATACAGTTGGGCAGCGATAGTCCAATATGGTCGGACAATGAGGCCAGAAGGAACATGACTACGGCTGGTCTGCACGAAGATGTTAATTGTGATGATCATGTGAATGGAAATGGTTTTGAAGATGTCAATTGTGATGATGCTGGACATGGTGTTAAAGATGTTAATTGGGATGATGATAAACAAGGGTTTGAAGATGTTTTTAATTATGATGATGCAATAGCAGGGTCTGAAGAAGTTTTCCCTAGtattgatgctaaaaaattGGTCTATATCGATGTAGAAGTTGGTGATGGTGCTGAACATCTTACATTTCTCCCATATTCAAGATTATCAAGGGTTAGTTCGGAAACATCATCCGAGGTGTCAGAAGTTGAGTTAAACCAATTTTTTGCGTCAAAAACTGAATTGCATCAAAGGATGAGTTTGTTGGTATTGAAACAGAATTATGAATACAAGGTGATAAAGTCAACTACGAAAATATTGTACATGAAGTGTAATAATGCTTGGCACTTCTCTTGGTTGGGTAgttagaaaatatgtaaatattcattaatgtttgttgtgccatgaaaaatttGTAGGAAAAATGAGGGGGGggttttttttaaatgataataataaaataaaatccttTTGAAGAAAGTTAGTCACGAGGGCTAGCCTCGCAACCAGCAGGTGCTGGCCGTGAGAACCAATCTCGCGATAGGCTACTGCGAGGCCTTTGCAGCTAGCCCTTACGACAATGCTGGCCACAAAGGCCAGCCTTGCGGAAGCCTGCCATGAGTGCCAACCTCACGGCAGGCTGGCTGTGAAGGCCAGCCTCGCGGTAGCTTGCTGCCAGCGGCCTCGTGACGCCATTCGTGGTAATTGACCCTCCTTATTTCGTTAAAATTGGCCTCGTTTAAAAATTGCCATTTGTCAACACCAACCAACCTTGAACAAGACTTTTCGAGTCataccctataaatacccagctataaGACAATGAACAAGACTTTTCGATTTCGGTAAACTTTCGACCTATTGActgcattttattattttgggtgAATAGTTGTTTTGATCCGACATTGACTTatgcatcggagggtcttcgtaGGGGAAAATTCTCGCGAGCCTTCTaatcattttttgagcatcaacaagACCAAATCCTTACGATGAGACCTAGTGGCGAAGGTAAAACCTTGTGgtaaaaaccttgtggcgaaagtactagtggcgaagccttgtggtgaaaaccttgtggcaaataAGCTTGTGACGAAATCCTTATGGTGAGCATCTTAGCAACGAAATCCTTGCTACGGGCATCCTAATGGCGAACTCTCTTGAGGCAAATTCTCTTGCGGCAACCTAACCTCACCCAACATCGAACTCAAGTGGACCCcacttcacaaattttaattgttgtatttttggcaacaacaatttggcattgtctgtgggaaacgcaacaaaaagctaatcttaacacaagatgccgagagggacaagatcaacCGGTTCGGCAAACCTACCTAACCCTACCCAAAGAAGCGCTCGTACCAGGACGTGAGCCACAAGAAGGCCCAATTAAGTACACCCTACAgtaccaaaattttcagaagatcACCCTGACAACGAAGTGCGTTCAGGGAACTTTCCTATACTCGAAGGCGACCAGATCGCCAGATTGGGAGGCATGGAGCGTTCAGAACAGGGAGAAGTACACGTTGGATTGAGTAGACATGAGACAGGGCGAGGGAAACAAGTCCCACATGCAGCGCCCActagtcaggaacaacactTCTTTGGGCAGTCTTCAATTCTGAATAGAAACCTCGTGGTAACTTCAATACTTCCGAGACCCATTGGGATAACTCCATCCATAGTCCtgctctcagattatgaacaatTGTAGAAGGATTTCAAGGAGCTAAAACACCAGAATGATGAGCTCAGGATGAATagtgaggagaatatgagaagactatagGGAATCACTATTTTGCTGCATAAACTAATGCCAGACATATacattccccacatgggacaaaCTATTACGGGGGGAGAACACCGGAGATCCCAAGATAACCCTCCAAGGACTAGATGGCAGGGGATAGGAATCAGAACTCTAGGGCCGAATAACCAAGTCTAAGAAATAACAGACTAGAGAAAGAGACGTGACAAGAGGGCAAGGAAAGCTCCTATGTATAAAGAGACAGCAGAAAACACCTACTCAAGTGTTTCTTATGACCAATCTCTTTGCaaaaatgaagcacaacaaGAAACACTCAGGGCGTCTGACatcaaacgcctcatagaagaggtgctagagcAGAAACGGGTAATAATGGTGCCAAAAGAAGCTCCCCCGAAGGGGTTTCCTCTATTTGAGGAACTTCAAAGGCAACCAGTGCAACCAAGGTTCAAATTGCCGCAACTATCGGTATACTCAGGAAGGGAGGACCCAGAGAAGCACCTACAACACTTTGTCGCAGTGGTCGTGTTACACGattggaatgaggtcactaggtggCAGGGCTTTCCCGCTTTCCTTGGCAGGACAGATTCAGCAGTGGTTCACTAAATTACCAGCAGGAtatatacgatcattcgaacagTTGAATAAAGAATTCTTGAATGCATTCTTTGTCTATCTCCTAAAGAAGAAGAGTGTTATATATCTGATGAGCTTACAGCAGAAGTCGAATAAACCCCTAAGGCAATATATCAAGCGATTCAAAGCCGTGACACAGGAAGTAAGGGTTTTTCCAGTCGGATTGGCGGCGTCAGCCCTACTTAACGGAACTACATACGCCCCGCTTAAAAGATCCCTGGCTTTTTTCGAGCCGAATTTCATAACTGAATTATTTGACAGAGTAGAACAGTTTATCatccaaatgaaaattttggatacAGCGGAAGGTaataaaagaggaagagaaaccCATTCCGAATTGTGAAGGACCCCACAGAATTCAGAAGATGTTGGGCCCCAACATGTGCATACTATAGATGTTACAAGGCAAGGCGATAGGAAAAAATTGGAACACCGTGCACCTCAAGAGGTACTTCCCAGCTTCACCGGTCATTAACTCTAGGGCAGGGGACGAAGCACGAGACACAAGAGTCGGGCCTATCATCAGAAGTGTTACTCGATCTGGCTAGGGGTTGGGattatctttaattttctattataataatatcccataataaataaaagaatataccctctgtattcccgtggagtaggcaaaactataagccgaaccacgtaaaatctccatgggcccagattatttgtatgtgtcataGAATGTGATGCAAGTACGGTGGATGAAGCACAACCCGCTCTCGAAGGTCAAGTcacctagtggcaatctggtaccgatgaccacgagctggcCCGGGATCACCAAAACATCCGATGCCTGTGTCcccagactcacccagatcccttgTTTGAGTTCGATGCTATGCTTTTTTGGTTAGACCCAACTCTTTGGTTAATTTGGTGCCTAAGTCTCCTGGAAAACTCAGATGTCTGGTAAGAATCCCACGCTGGACCACTgaccaaacccagattccctaagGTAGGTTGGCCTTAAGAAGGCAGAAAAGAGGTGAAGTGATCATATGACAACTCTAACATGAGCTTgctcccgaaggtcaagtcgcctagtggcaatctggtgttGATGACCATGAGTTGGcccgggatcaccagaacatctaatgcatatgctcgcagactcacccagatcccttgtttgagttcggtgctatacctttttggctaaacccaactccttggttgatctggcgcctaggtctcccggcaaactcggatgtctggaaGAAATCTCTCGCCAGACTACTGGCTaaacccagatcccctgaggtagactggcccaaggaaggcatgaagAGAGATGGAACAACCATATGAAAGTTCTGTCATGATTCTACCTGTCGGAGTTAAGTCACCTAGTTACAATCTAGTGCCGATGACCATGGGCTGGCTTGGGATCACCAAAACatctgatgcctatgcccgTAGACTTACCTAGATCCCTCATTTGAGTTTGGCTAGActcgactccttggttgatctggcacTTAGGTCTCCTAGCAAACAcagatgtctggtaggaatcccgtgctAGACCATTGGCCAAACCTAGATTTCCTAAGGTAGGCTGGCCTTAAGAAGGCAAAAAAGAGGTGAAGCGATCACAGGATAGCTCTAACATGAGCTCGCTCCcaaaggtcaagtcgcctagtggcaatctagTTCCGATGACCACAAGCTGGCCTGGGATCACCAAAACatctgatgcctatgcccgcagacttaCCCAGATCGCTTGTTTGAGTTTGGTGCTATGTCTTTTTGGCTAGACTctactccttggttgatctggcaccTAGGTCTCTTGGCAAACTCAGTTGTCTGGAAGAAGTCTCGCGCcagaccactggccaaacccagatcccctgaggtaTACTAGCCCAAGGAAGGCGTGAAGAGAAATGGAACAACCATATGAAAGTTCTGCCATGATTTCGCTTATCGGAGTTAAGTCACCTAATTGCAATCTGGTGTCGATGACCACGGGCTGGCTCGCGATCAtcagaacatccgatgcctatgcccgtagACTCACCCAAATCcatcgtttgagttcggtgctatgcctttttggttggatccaactccttggttgatctggcgacAAGATCTCCTGACAAACTCAGATGTCAGGCAGGAATCTTGCGCCGGACTATTGGCTAAACCCAAATTCCCTAAGGAGACCAACCCCGAAAGACGGACATGAAGGACAAAATAGCCAGTGCACTATGATCCGACCCGGGATCACTAGAGACACTGAAGCCTATGCTTGTGGGCTCACCAAGATCTCTTGATTGAGTCAGGTGCTATGCTCTCaagctagacctgactccttgACTGATTCAGCGCCTAAGCACATGGAAAACTCAGGCACCCAGCAGGAATCCCACAGCGGAACCTATCCTTGAGGGCTTGGTTGCCTAGAGCTAATTTGGTGCCTATGAC
This window of the Diospyros lotus cultivar Yz01 chromosome 5, ASM1463336v1, whole genome shotgun sequence genome carries:
- the LOC127801902 gene encoding uncharacterized protein LOC127801902, yielding MVVASICSRTFHKSLSFSSSFARKLSPSASRLQVRSIMADSAFKKVQIQRDDTAFDAYVVGKEDALGIVVLQEWWGVDFEIKNHALKISQFDPGYKALIPDLYRGKIGLDVAKAQHLMDGLDWQGAVKDIRASVNWLKENGSKKVGVTGFCMGGALSIASSVLVPEVDAVVAFYGVPSSQLADPSNAKAPVQAHFGELDSFVGFSDVTAAKGLEEKLKASGVPYEVHVYPGNGHAFMNRSPEGVQRRKSMGMAGEDEVSAELAWSRFRSWMSCYLSSS